CCTTCTGTTGCGTAGTGGTTCCAGGTCTGTCGGTCTCCTTCCATCCACTGGGATACAACATAGTCGGTGAAGGGTAGGGTGTCCACGGGTAGGTCAGCATCCTCCAGCTCCTCTAGCGCATTAAACCAGACGTCCTCCACTTAATCATCAGCAGCAGCTTGGATCATAATTGACCAATGGTCAACAACATAATAGAGACCTCTAATTATCAGCAGCAGCTTGGATCATAATTGACCAATGGTCACCTATAATCCTCCACCCTCCCCCCATAGTAATTAATTAACATCAGCTTGGATAACGACCGGAATTCTCTTTACATAAACATAGATAGTAGATAGGTCAACGAAATTTAAATGCTGACATACATTTGAATTGTAcaacatcaaatgaaaatacatcttattacttttaatattaaacattaatagcttttaaacatttttttttttcatataaagtactgtatattcaaatatcaatacttataaacaggtacattgcgcatcataaataacaacaaaataataatactgtaatcaatgtgtattttttcctatataaagtactgcataaaattatacatgtagctacttATATCTTATAGTTCCTTATAGGTATGAGCCATGTagcacaggtaacacaggtgaaaatcacaggtaaatcacaggtaaaaacaaggtgaactactctgaaatagactataatccctatcacaacattttccccatattgtgattttaaaaagtgggcaaatggagatacagccctgtacatgtgttgtatcaTTGAACAAAATACTTTAATTACTCCATTGTGTTCCACTTTAATTACTCTATTGTGTTCCAGTCAACTCAGCTATAAATTAGTATGTGGTAGGGCAGTGCAAGAAATGCCAATTGAAGTTAAGCTATAATCACAGAAATTTAATTGCAGCTGTATGCTCGCCAGGCAGTTgtgctaattatatataaaggccCAATAACTACAGATAATAATTTATGAACTGCTTTGAGTTGGCTGTGTTGCTGTGATAAAGTGGTATATAAAACTCcaattatcattgatatatataattatcaaagcTGAAGGAAGTTGGAACTTATATGTAGATCTGGATTCCTggcagtacatgtacagtgtagtgtacATGATAAGATCTAGagatcaaatttaaataaacGTACAAACCACACCAGACTGCTCCTTTTAATgtatccatgtatatatattcatgtagaCTCAGATTCAGACACAAAGACATAAAGGATATGCTTTGTGATCACGGCTTATAATTCTTTTTGCAGAGTATGTGTGAAACCCCGGACATAGAATATACTTACGATGATGCGGATTCATATCGTGCTGAAATGGCAGGTAATtctaaatatataacatcttatattaattagcatatatatataattcacatAACAGGTGCCCAAAGAATTACTTGAGGTAAAGATAATTTTTAAGACTGCATGGTCATAAatgatatttgatttcaaaagtaAATAGTGAAaatttaccccccccccccccccaaaaaaaaaaaaccccaaaaaaacaagGCAAGGGGGCTCATTTTAGGATAAGTACTGTAACTTATTTTGTTAACGTGACAAGAATTCAATACAAATCCTAGtaaattgtacaatgtacatactcaTATTATAAGAATAactctttttgttttttatatgaACACAATGTATTTAAATTTCAGTTAAGGTTATGTTTTGGAGTAATACATTTTCTGTTTTAGAATTGTATAGTTACACAGAGGAATCCGAGTTTGAAGAGACAAAAATGGCATTTGAACATGGATTTGCCCTGAAAGGTTTGTTGTTACTTTAttgaatgtatgtatgttatatatgatgatCTAGAACTGGTATTCATATTCCAGGAATTCTAGACACACATAACAAATTtcaagttatatacatgtatctataattaGATACTATAAAGAaggagaatatatatatatatgtgtttatataagTTAACTGCCAGGAATATTGTTATGAAATTTAAGTTGAACAAGTGTAGTACTAATACTGCTCCAGAAATAAATATACTAGGGCCACTAACTACTGAAAATTCGTGAAATATTGCTACCTTTTCATATTAGTGGGGATCCAGAGGACAGTTGGATGGATGAGCACTAGGTTTGGTCACTTTGACCTATAATTTCCCAAACTTTTGATTTCAGCCCTACTTTGTTCCATTTTCCACTAATTAGATGGATATGATATTGTCCCTTAGTCATCAAATCATATCATGTCTAGACTTTGAAACTGAAAAAAGAGGTCAAAGTGATGAATTTTCAGCATCTAGAGTCTAGATGCTGAAAATTCATCACTTTGACCTCTTTTTTCAGTTTCAAAGAATTTGGTTTCACTTTCCATGAAGCTTCATTTCTTTCCAAGTGGGAGCAGGAACAATGTCTATGCTCTACAAACATTTTGTAGTATTTATTTAGTCCATATAATTCATTGTTCATCTCAATGTTCATAATTGAATCACCCTTAAAACAAAATAGCAAAATAGACATTTTccataattatctttttattgcATGGCTATGTTAAACTTTTTCGATTGATTTTGCTCCACAGGACATGACAAGTGGATAACAGCATCTCCAGAGATACAGAGGAAGCACATCGTGTATTTACAGAATGAGTTAGAAATGGCCGACCGTGACCGTCGGTTTAATGCTCTGATGGCTTTACTCTACCTCCTACAAGGTTTGTGTATTATTTTCTATTCTTATtcttttatcaatttaaaaagaaaattaagaaTCTATTACCAAATGTAAGTCAGCTAAAGTGTTATAATTCTGATATTATGAAGAGAGTTAAAAAGATATATCTGTAATTGTGCtataatatttagatatatttatatatcgtcGATGTGGCTcagcggtataagctgtgggtatttctggcttgGCGATTGGTGCCGTATACGTAGATCATGAGTTCGAGGCCGGGTCAgagcacgagtcataaagtcttccttcgtcaattgtgttactaagttatatatcaaatatttagcacaatgtatcatatacactatgtgttggtgatttgaagataaagatttgaatttcctgtggTAGTTGTAATcgatgaatattttttttataaatacagtatatatatttgtactgtTTTGTAGGAGTACACGGAGAGTGTGAGGCTGAGGACCAACAGCGTGATTGGGTGATGACTAATGTCCACATGTTGTATGAACAGGGTCTGTTTATCTCATTTGCTGAAGTCTTGTCTATGGAAATCGAGTAAGTTCCCAATCATAACAATGGACTTGAAACTTAATCTGTTACCAAAATAATGATTTACATGCACAAGTAGttagttttggaaatatttttttatttatttgtttgtttgtagattCTAGACAGAAATACATTTGGTCTTTGTGTTTGTAGTGTCCCtgcaggcgcggatccaggaattttgaaaaaggggggggggtccagtaatttagtgttaatgcgagcgccataggcgcgagccaaattttttttggcgaggggtctgggggccaaaatttcggaaaatgaaatgattatagcaaattttgcaatcttttgGGGATAAATTTTCCTCAtccgaaaaaaaaaaggggggtggGGGTCCTGGGAgtcaggacccccccccccccccctggatCCGCTAGTGCCCTGTATGTCAAAATGAATAATTTCATTGATGTTTGTTGACCTGGGTAACACAACCTAACATTAATCCTTAGGCAGCCTACAGCTTACAACTCTTAtgaaattttcacatttttattttgctaTTTAAAGGAACACTGTCGCTGCATCTAATGCCCTACGTAAACCTGCTGTCTCTGTGGCGGACAGTAAAGATTTAAGGTAagaaattttcattaaatgtttctattatatataagataccGAATTAACATGaacaattttctttaaaaatcatCAGATTACGAGTTTAGTCATTTCTTAACAAGTTCACATTTTACCATTAGGAATGCATGTgagaaaaatttgaaaaaaatctgatATTGTTTGCAGGTTTTTGCttcataaaaaatgatataaaaaaatgtctCTCAAGACCCTTTGACTCATTTTATGTCAAGAGTAAGATCatattcaaatgtttaaaagaaatttccccaaaaaaaactTTAATAGGAAAATCTATCTCAACCCAggatcatacatgtattaattttaGATCAATTCTGATTTCGTAGTAAAAAAGAACAGGAGCTTATAATGCAGAATCAGTTTTTCAGTATAAagataaatgatttttttttacagaatgtTGCTAAACGCTTTATACACAATGGTAGAGACTATGCGACTGCCACCAGAAACTATGTCAGAGGAACAGAAAAGGAACCAGGAACTCTTCAAGGAAGACTTAGGTTTGTAAACTGGTATTACCAAATAAGGGAATTTTTCATTTgagtatgaaaataaaaattttccCATGAAAAGTTGTGGAAACTTGttataatttaataaaacattgtttttatccCCCTCTCAACAAAGTTGGCAGGGAATATACAAATGGGTTCTATCTGTCCATCCAGATTTGCTTTCAACACAATATCTTTTGAAAGAATGATAAGATTTTGATGCCacttgcttggtagacttaTTACCTAAATCCCCGCTCAAGTTTTATTATCGTTTTATTTGGCTCATATTTTATGAGGCTGCTGTGATCAGATTGGCTGATTGCTTTCCACACAATATCTTTTGAAGAAATgatcagattttgatgaaacttgcttggtagactCATCACCAAAGTCTCTAGCTCAAGTTTGATTATCACAACATGTAATGGTTCTAAATACTATGTcatgtgtttcatgtttttatacATGTTGCCCGCTTTaattttatgtaatacaatgtttgcATAGGTGGGGGATCTTGACGGCTATGTCCTTATATGTAAATGaagtttgtattttttataagatttatGAATCAAGAATATTTCAACTTAAAAGGCTTCCATTGATTGTCAGTCTTGTCAAATGAGAGACTTACAATATTTGACCTACTGAATCATTATGTTGAATCGTGAGTGTTCTAAGGAAGATAACTCTGTCAAATCATTTGTATTTTCTGTCCAAACAGTGACGCCATGCGTTGGAGATGACATACTAGCAATCACACTATTTGGAATGGTGACCAAGTTTTGTAGTGGAAATGCTCCACACTTCCCCATGAAGAAAGCTCTACTTCTGCTATGGAAAGTTGCCTTGGTATGTCAGTGAATGTTTTCATTAAACAAGTGAAGCAGAATGTTTAAATTTGCTTGGATTTTCCGTATCATTTCTAACGTCTAttcctcatatggccctggctgttgtgAGGTCGTTAAACCCAGAAAAACTAACAAATACCAGTAGTAAATATTTTCGACTAAAcatttaggtaaaaaaaaaaaaaatttgtttggtTCTCAGGCCCTTCCTCATctgcaaataaaaataaaatctccCTCATTGTTCTTTGGGAGAAGAATCTGTTGAATAATGCATCACCAATAATCTTTCTCCTGTAATATCCATAATATTTAACCATAGAATTAGAGCACATGTTCATTAATGTGAAACAAAGACAAATAGCCATGTCATTGTTTTCTACATTTTGGAAGCAGTTTATATGAAAATGGATAATGATTGGTTtgaaaaataatggaaaaaaaaatttctcgTCTGTTTTTTTCACCAATAAAATGACAAAAGAAAAATAACCTCCTCTCTTATCTCTCTTTAGAAAAATTGGCCAGAGAACcaagtaattacatgtaattttatTTGCTGATTTGGTTTTACTCAGACTGAAAAGTGAATATTATTTCCAGTTTAATTAAATATGCATAGTTAATATTCATAATGCATTTCAAATTCCTGTTTAGGTCTCTTTGGGAGGTCTGCGAGCTTTACAAGACAAGAAAAATATTGTGCGTGTAGAGAATGGCTTACCAGAGCTCCCGGAGGATACGTACGAGGTATGCAAAAACATGCGTGCGTCCTCTCCTCCAGCCTCCGCAACTGACCTCATCGAACAGCAGATGCCACGGAAATATGGTGTAAGAGGCAAGAGGGTAAGCCAAAATCTATGCTGAACTTATAGATGTTAACAACATATCTCGACTTCAccaatttttatcaattttaagaAGTGTAATACCACTCAACATTGATTAGTGATTCATTAAATTGAAGTCAATTTTTCACTCGTCTATAACAATTGTAATATTAAAGGTTGAATGTTAGAATTATATTTTCTCCATAAGtctgaatatttttgaaatatgaattCTAAAATTGTATCTAAAGGGCAACCTTTTGACGTTAAGGTGATATTAGCCCAAAATGCAACATTTGAAGAATTTCATCTAGGATGATCATTGCAGTGGTTATAATgttgaatacatgtattatcattatgcTAGACAAAAAAGACAACTAATTTTCTGTGCATTACTCTAAAAGATGGATTTCATCTGTAGGGTAATTGTAAAGATTATTCACAGACATACGCTAGTTTTAAAGCTGtgatacattatacagttaacGTTGTAGTTATGAAATGTCTTTGAATGTTGCGTGTGTTTGTGCCTGTTGATTACTTTATGTGTTAGCGTCTGCATCAATCTACATGAATGTTATGTCTAACCCATATTGTAACCTTAGCAACCATGTGGAATATGTTTgagtgaccttcaccttggcTTTGACCTTGGTTATTggtgatgtggaggaatgaggaTGGCAGTAATACACCCCTGCATCTCACAATGGACCAGTCCTGCTATTGATGTGGTCTAGGCTATTGTGGCACGTAGGGGGTCACAGCTTGCACATTTAGAAAAATCTGTTACACATTAAATCAAATTTGTAGTAATAAAATATGAGCACTGTAATGTTTCTGTATATCTCAAAGGAACAAATAGAGTACAgtgcattttaacaaattatttgattttgtcaCAGATTCATATAATTTTTCTGttctattttgttattttgctgATTTAAGAAGGcaatcaatgttttttttttaattatatttttggCTTATGTAGTAGCAGATTTAGTGTAGATTAGTGCAAGCTACTAATGTACCAAAGCACATTTAAAAACAATCACATGTATACAATTGCTTTTATAAAAACTTGTCACACATTTATTGACAATTACAAGTCATATTTAAGATAAgagaattttcaaaatttaatgcAGGTACTGCagatttattaaaaaaagacaaaatgaaaattaataatgCAGTGTTTTTCCTCTGTATTTTAGGAAAATCCAATTGACCAAATTTGGaaaattttacatgtaaattatgataaaaaatttCATGCTAATTAATAATTGTATCATTGAGTGTCATGCCTACCAGTTTTATAATGCAGTGTAAATTCTAGCTTTACATCATGAAACACACCAATTTTGACACGTTACTGTCCTCTTATCCGTTTTGTGTAATATTTgccattatattttatttttctgtgtttttcaAAAGTTCTAATCTATGGACACAATAAGGAATTTTTAATATCTTTTGGGGGAAAATATTGCTTAAATGCATTGGGGAAAAGGGTTGTTTTACGCACCAAGATATATAGGCTGGAAAAAGTGTAaaaacatgtataaccattCAAAGGCACTTAGTTGGATGAGAAATAAATGAATCTTGAATCTTGTAGTGGAAATTGGTCAAGATTTGGAAAGACagtagaaaaaaatcattttttaaaatttttagttAATGgttaaaactacatgtatttagatgaGGTTTATGATTTAGTGGAGAAAATAGAGAAGAGGCCTTCAATTGTTGACTAAAAGAATTTAGGTCGGACGATTAAGCTGTGTCAGAAGGTATCATCATTCAATTTCttaattttatatacagtgtataacaatttttttttttaagtcagAATCACATATTTATCATGGTAACTACCAACTCTTCAGATtgacattaaaattgaaaaataagaAAGCACAGTGGTTGAAGCACATATCAGAAGTATTCAGAAAGGCCATGAACAGTATGGAAATAACAAAATTTAGGTGTTACGATTCAGATGTAAACATGTACCTACTAACTTCAAATACTTAACATTACAAATACTTactaacaaaatatcaaaacagtgTACCCTCCAGTGTGTGTCTACAAAGCTGATATATATACACCGAGATATCAGATGCATGATGAATGTTTTTGACGGGTGCATGTTGTTAAAGCTGGTGAtgtgttcatatatatatatatgtaagtatatatgaatattatttatgtatcagtgtttttcctggcCATTTAGGAAATTGTCACCTTGTGAAAAATATGAATTCTTTGTGTAGGAAAAGTGAAATTAAGGGCGAAATGGGAAACAATAATTTGGTAGATTTTATGTCCTCACATTTGATAACTTTATTGGGAAAAATAAGCAGCATTATATGGCACAATTGAGATTGGGGTCTAAATTAGAATCCAAATATATagacaggaaaaacactgtATTTATGTTCTCCATAACATGGAGGTGTGCTTCAGGTTTGTTACTGTGGAGAATCTCTACCAGCGTATCTGCTAGTAATCACAGttctcaaaaaaaaacaaaaaaacaaaaaaaaaaagttttcaaaaaaaagaGGAGGGGATCATAtgcttttttaacaaaattgaaGGCAATTTGATAACTGTAAAATGTTCTTATTTCAAAAATTCCTGATACTGGGTTTATTTgacttgaaaaaaatacagattgGCTTTATTTTTTAGTGATTACTTGTAAACATGCCTTTGGTACGACTCTATCTAACACGAACTGCTGGCCTAGGCCTAACATGCTTGCTTTCTAACCTTTCTTTTGGCGCCATCTTTCCTCTAATCTACACTACAACGATTGGTCCTCCCTGGTGTTTCACTTGACCATTGGTTGCTTGGCCTTGTACAATAAAGAGTTTGATCAAACAGAGCAGCCTCCCGGATGAACCTTTTGACAACGGTGCAGAAGATGAGCTGGATATGAACAGGGGCAGTGACGACGAGCTTCCTCCTACACCACCACGACCTGCGACCCCTATACAGCCACATCAAAAGTCATTACCGTGGAAACCTAAAGTCAGGTATGTGGCTTGTTTGATTTGTTGGGCTTTTGGCTCAAGATGGACTTTGTGAATTGAAGTGTATTGGGTCTGATTCTGTATGCTGATGATGTTCAGGTGACCAACATTTTACTACATTAATAAAAAAGCTTGGAATAATTTTTAAAGAAGGATTTATAGGAAATTTGATAATtcaagaaattatttaaaaaaaaaaggacatttCAGCATTTAtgagaatgaaaaaaaatggtttcAGGGAATTTACTCAAAATTATCTGTTCTAAGTTTTCTTGAAAAATTGAACTGcacgtacaaatgtacatttttttcagaCAAAAAGATCTGGAGTTATTTTTAGACCACACCAGGATTAAGTTTGTAGGTTTCCAGGTCCAGAAAGATCAGGCCTCATTAGCCGGTCTACCTCAGCCTATCCATGAGGGTGTCAAAGTCCTTAAGCAGGTGAGGTTTCTTTTGGAACCCTAAATCATAGTGGAGAAGGTAGGGTTTTTCCTTCATCAacttagttactggtttactgcctacatgacttGTCTATTGCTAGGTCATAACTAGTCAATTTGCCCATTTGCATTTAAACCAAACAGtcatcaaatttcaaattaagatatattttgaGATATTGCATCGATGCATCACAGGTAGGtgactgtgacctatatttctGGTCTAGTGACTTCAGTTAGGTTTAGTGTTATGGTTCCTAGTCATCATTGCCTACAGATTTATTTCTGTCAGTCGTAGGTTACActatgttgtacatgtatacacatgaCTGATCAAAACATGTGTGAATACTGATAGGGTAAAATtaagttaaaaataaaaagtagcatgactcaaaatcaaatttaaatagaggtgctgtatacaatgtagttaatttcttcaaaaaaaaagaagaagaaaaactgAACGGAAGATACTTCTTTGAATTGTGTAACATCGTATATCAAACAATGAAGTATTTGAAGAAATCCATATTTTGTACTAGGATTAGCATTTTGATTGTTTTAAGTTAAGTTAAGATATTATTGTATGCAGCTTAAAACTTTGGATCCAGTGGAGAGTTTCTGTTAATTTCCCCCTCCTATCTGTTTCAGCATTTGTACATTTCACTGACAGAGCTGCAAATCAAACGTGAAGAGGAAATAGCAAAGAACCCTCTGTCACAGGTACGATATCCCCCCTCCCCAGTCCCATGTATAATAAAACCCCTCTGTCACAGGTATGATATCCCCCCTCCCCAGTCCTGTGTATAATAAAAACCCTCTGTCACAGGTATGATATCCCCCCTCCCCAGTCCCATGTATAATAAAACCCCTCCTTCACAGGTATGATATCCCCCTCCCCAGTCCCATGTATAATAAAAACCCTCTGTCACAGGTATGATATCCCCCTCCCCAGTCCTGTGTATAATAAAAACCCTCTGTCACAGGTATGATAACCCACTCCCCTGTCCcatgtataataaaaacacTCCGTCCCTCCCTAGATATTTATTGTATCACCCTTTCATAGAGAACACCATTTTTGTTGCCCAATAATTGTCCAAGCTAGTCATTGAATTTCCTAAATTGCTATTTCTCACTTACATTTAAAA
Above is a window of Pecten maximus chromosome 7, xPecMax1.1, whole genome shotgun sequence DNA encoding:
- the LOC117330610 gene encoding LOW QUALITY PROTEIN: striatin-interacting protein 1-like (The sequence of the model RefSeq protein was modified relative to this genomic sequence to represent the inferred CDS: deleted 1 base in 1 codon): MEASGPRLPKLRDLLRRQREDSFSESMCETPDIEYTYDDADSYRAEMAELYSYTEESEFEETKMAFEHGFALKGHDKWITASPEIQRKHIVYLQNELEMADRDRRFNALMALLYLLQGVHGECEAEDQQRDWVMTNVHMLYEQGLFISFAEVLSMEIENTVAASNALRKPAVSVADSKDLRMLLNALYTMVETMRLPPETMSEEQKRNQELFKEDLVTPCVGDDILAITLFGMVTKFCSGNAPHFPMKKALLLLWKVALVSLGGLRALQDKKNIVRVENGLPELPEDTYEVCKNMRASSPPASATDLIEQQMPRKYGVRGKRSLIKQSSLPDEPFDNGAEDELDMNRGSDDELPPTPPRPATPIQPHQKSLPWKPKVRQKDLELFLDHTRIKFVGFQVQKDQASLAGLPQPIHEGVKVLKQHLYISLTELQIKREEEIAKNPLSQPEKEVPNSPVEILFQAMLPNLPQYMIALLKILLAAAPTSKTKTDSINILSDVLPEEMPTTVLQSMKLGIDVNRHKEVIVKSISGLLLLLLKNFKLNHIYQFEFLSQHLVFANCIPLVLKFFNQNIMSYIGAKNSIPVLDFPRCVVGDPVELTAEALENGDDQPFCWRNLFSCINLLRILNKLTKWKHSRTMMLVVFKSAPILKRALKVKHAMMQLYILKLLKMQTKYLGRQWRKSNMKTMSAIYQKVRHRLNDDWAYGNDMDARPWDFQAEECALRACVDRFNNRRYGVNGTDPDFKPLDTCTLSVLGESIELSSEFKQNYERWLEMEVYSNQIDWDQILML